A region of the Methyloprofundus sedimenti genome:
TCCCCCGGATAATAATGAGTATTATTTAAAACTCCGACAAACTTGATTGTTTGTGATCTGCAAAATGACGTTGAAACATCAAGCCCGGCTCATTAAACCTAGAAACCGCAGCTGACCGCTACAAAACACTGTATGCGACAGAATATAAAATATAATGCTTGTCACCAGCTGGATTACTATACTCCGCTTCACAGTATTGTGGATAAATCTGCGTACGAGATACCGCGTGACTGCTCTTGCCAAGGGCTACGGCAATTGCCTGCGAACCGTGCTTTATCTTGCACACTCAGATTTCCCACAAAATCCATACTCAACTGCGGTTTCTAGGTTTAAGCAATCTCGTCTAAGCAATCAATCAAACTGCTGTTCGGCCTGTAGGCTGAGTTGATTAAGCTGATCAGTAAGTTGTTGCTGCAACTCACTAATCTGCTCAGTCGACATGCGTTTTTCCACCTCAAGCGGCTTGCCAATAACTGTATGTATCGTGCTGAAAGGCAATGGAAGAAAAAAATTATCCCAACTATTCAAATGTATCTTGTGATTACAGGCATTCGCAATGGGGATTATAGGTGCACCACTGAGTTGAGCCAGAGTAATTACGCCAATTTTTGCTTCGCGAGCCGGCCCCAAAGGGCCATCCACTGCAGCGCCTACGCTGCATTTTTCTTTGCTAATGGTTAAATAAACATCACGCATAGCCACAGCTCCGGTACGATGCGCTGAACCACGCAAGACACCGACACCCAGTTTTTTTAAAACGGCATTACCTATATCTCCGTCTTTTGACGGACTGACTAGTACGCTGGCTTTAACGCCTTGCTGACATAAACCCCACAAAAAGTCGATGGCAAAAGTCATTTGCTGATGCCAGTAACAAGGCAACATCGGCTGCTGTGCATCTATGTACGCTTGCAACTGTTCCGCGCCTGTTATATGTACAGTACAGGTTTTATGCAATACCTTGACATACATACCTATTACAGTAGGTGCGAGTTTTTGCATCAATAATGTATTTAAAAATAATTTCAAAACAACTACTCCCTATCTACAGATTGTTGCTCCAGAAAACTGGCTAAAGCGCTGATACTGGGGTAATCAAACAAATCGGTTAAGTCTATCTGGTCAGGAAAAAGCTGATCCAGACGTTCATGAATTTGCGTTAAAGACAATGAACTAATACCTATTTCAAATAAATCATCGGTAGGCACAATCTGGCGTTCAGGCATCACTTCCTTACATATCTGCATGAGTTGCTGCTCTATAGACCCGGCTTCACTTTGCTGCAAATCAGCTTGTGGCATGGATAACTGATGCAGTTGCTCTAACGTCGCGACGAATTCACCAGCAATAAATTGATTGGATAAATTAAAACGCTGCACCTTGCCACTGGTCGTTTTAGGAAACGCAGACACCGGGATCACTTCTGCCACCTCTATACCTGCATCTTTTGCCAAAACAGCACGAATCGCATTAGCGAGAGGGATAAAATCATCCAGTTCGCCTTTGTAAGTGACAAACATGGCTAATGCTTCACCATTATCACCGGGTATGGTGCATGCTGCAGCTTTTTGCTCTCCCATTTCAGACAATGTTTCGCATAATTGCTCTAAATCATGCGCATGGTAGTTTTGACCATTGACTATAATCAGGTCTTTCAAGCGCCCGGTTAACACCAACTGGTCCTGGTAAATAAAACCTATATCCCCAGTATCCAGCCAACCCTCCGCATTAATGGTTGCCGCAGTCAGTTCGGCATCGTCATAATAGCCCTGAGTGACATTATCTCCGCGAATTAACACATACCCTAGCGTGAGTTCAGCTAACTCTTGTCCTGCATCATTCGCAACAATCAGCCCGGTATCGCTCACTGCACTACCTAATAAGACCATTTCCAGGCTATCCTCTTGCTGTTCTGAACTGAGAATAATATGATCGCCCAGTTGTAAATGCTGGCGGTTAATAAAGATCGATTGCACTGCTGCAGCTGGCTCAGTGAAAGCGGCGGCTAATGAAGCTTCTGCCAGTCCATAAACAGGAAAAATCACGTTTTCTTTAAAGCCAAAAGGTTTTAATGTTGCATTGAACTCACGACACAGCGCAGCAGAAATTTGCTCTGCTCCATTAAAAATCAAGCGTAAAGCTGACAAATCTAGATGTGACTGCT
Encoded here:
- a CDS encoding lysophospholipid acyltransferase family protein; translation: MKLFLNTLLMQKLAPTVIGMYVKVLHKTCTVHITGAEQLQAYIDAQQPMLPCYWHQQMTFAIDFLWGLCQQGVKASVLVSPSKDGDIGNAVLKKLGVGVLRGSAHRTGAVAMRDVYLTISKEKCSVGAAVDGPLGPAREAKIGVITLAQLSGAPIIPIANACNHKIHLNSWDNFFLPLPFSTIHTVIGKPLEVEKRMSTEQISELQQQLTDQLNQLSLQAEQQFD
- a CDS encoding non-ribosomal peptide synthetase gives rise to the protein MSATSFPATLTEALQNTAKGNKSITYIKAKNDELTISYAELYDRALHLLYQLQQAGVKQGDELILLAENNEQFVDVFWAAILGGIIVVPLNASSQNTAHKRVLSVFQKLNKPFIWTSADALQQLLKYADEWQQGALKPHLQAQSLLAEQRMPDQNKANPAEIKPQDTAFIQFSSGSTGEPKGVVLTHHNLMSNIRSILIGSKATEDDVSLSWMPLTHDMGIIGFHLSPLVLNTDVYLMSSELFVRRPNLWLDKISEKKATVSASPNFGYQHVLKYFKPEKQSHLDLSALRLIFNGAEQISAALCREFNATLKPFGFKENVIFPVYGLAEASLAAAFTEPAAAVQSIFINRQHLQLGDHIILSSEQQEDSLEMVLLGSAVSDTGLIVANDAGQELAELTLGYVLIRGDNVTQGYYDDAELTAATINAEGWLDTGDIGFIYQDQLVLTGRLKDLIIVNGQNYHAHDLEQLCETLSEMGEQKAAACTIPGDNGEALAMFVTYKGELDDFIPLANAIRAVLAKDAGIEVAEVIPVSAFPKTTSGKVQRFNLSNQFIAGEFVATLEQLHQLSMPQADLQQSEAGSIEQQLMQICKEVMPERQIVPTDDLFEIGISSLSLTQIHERLDQLFPDQIDLTDLFDYPSISALASFLEQQSVDRE